One Nocardia farcinica genomic region harbors:
- a CDS encoding class I SAM-dependent methyltransferase — protein sequence MTTTTFGRRSFARWYPRFMDRVERAGQADIRRDQLAHARGRTLEIGAGSGLSVPHYPDQLEELVLLEPNPDLRAQLAARTDTPDVPVRVIDGDAHALDFLDAAFDTVTASLVFCSLRDPARALAEVHRVLRPGGVFLFHEHVRGSGVRAVFQDALTPLQRRLADGCHANRDFESLVRAGGFATVELTAMRMPTRLPTIVPLVVGSARK from the coding sequence ATGACCACAACGACCTTCGGCCGGCGTTCCTTCGCCCGCTGGTATCCCCGTTTCATGGACCGCGTCGAGCGCGCCGGGCAGGCGGACATCCGCCGCGACCAGCTCGCCCATGCCCGCGGCCGAACCTTGGAGATCGGCGCGGGCAGCGGCCTGTCCGTGCCGCACTATCCCGACCAGCTCGAGGAGCTGGTGCTGCTCGAACCCAACCCCGACCTGCGGGCCCAGCTCGCCGCCCGCACCGACACCCCCGACGTGCCGGTGCGCGTGATCGACGGCGACGCGCACGCACTCGACTTCCTCGACGCCGCCTTCGACACCGTGACCGCCTCGCTGGTCTTCTGCTCGCTGCGCGATCCGGCCCGTGCCCTCGCCGAGGTGCACCGCGTGCTGCGGCCCGGGGGAGTGTTCCTGTTCCACGAACACGTGCGCGGCAGCGGCGTGCGCGCGGTCTTCCAGGACGCGCTCACGCCGCTGCAACGCCGCCTCGCCGACGGCTGCCACGCCAACCGCGATTTCGAATCCCTGGTCCGGGCAGGCGGATTCGCGACGGTGGAACTCACCGCCATGCGGATGCCGACCCGCCTGCCCACGATCGTGCCGTTGGTCGTCGGCTCGGCGCGGAAGTAG
- a CDS encoding alpha/beta fold hydrolase — protein MLRVEDQLVRHLKTSGGDIAYSAVGSGPPLLVGGWWCSHLTLNWEDPLFRAYLSRLAERFTVIRYDQPGRGASGTGGNTLDLDGEIAVTTELIEALGLDRLALVGASSGAAVAAGLAARMPGRVHRLVLYGAFARGADIAPEAARRAMVDAISAHWGLGSRLLADIFIPGAGNAERERFAQFQRLSATAEQAARSLAGAYALDATDYLAALTVPTTVLHRRDDRAVPFALGVDVARRVRRATFVELPGEDHFPWRGDAGGVADATLRGLGHPIRSHPTPPGPAAVTEREREILRLVADGLTDAQIGERLTLSPHTVHRHIANARIKLGVRSRAAAAAAIRDR, from the coding sequence ATGCTGCGCGTCGAGGATCAACTCGTGCGCCACCTGAAGACCTCGGGCGGCGACATCGCGTACTCGGCGGTGGGCAGCGGCCCACCGCTGCTGGTCGGCGGCTGGTGGTGCAGCCACCTCACGCTCAACTGGGAGGATCCGCTGTTCCGGGCGTACCTGTCCCGGCTCGCCGAACGGTTCACCGTGATCCGCTACGACCAGCCGGGCCGCGGCGCCTCCGGCACCGGCGGGAACACCCTCGACCTGGACGGCGAGATCGCGGTCACCACCGAGCTCATCGAGGCACTGGGGTTGGACCGGCTCGCGCTCGTCGGCGCCTCCTCCGGTGCCGCCGTCGCCGCGGGACTGGCCGCCCGGATGCCGGGCCGGGTGCACCGTCTCGTGCTCTACGGCGCGTTCGCCCGCGGCGCCGACATCGCGCCCGAAGCGGCCCGCCGGGCCATGGTCGATGCCATCTCCGCGCACTGGGGTCTGGGTTCGCGGCTGCTCGCCGACATCTTCATCCCCGGCGCCGGCAATGCCGAGCGGGAACGATTCGCCCAGTTCCAGCGGTTGTCCGCGACCGCGGAGCAGGCGGCCCGGTCCCTGGCGGGCGCCTACGCACTCGACGCCACCGACTACCTGGCCGCCCTGACGGTCCCGACCACCGTGCTGCATCGCCGCGACGACCGCGCCGTGCCGTTCGCCCTCGGCGTCGACGTGGCGCGGCGGGTGCGCCGGGCCACGTTCGTGGAACTGCCCGGTGAGGACCACTTCCCGTGGCGCGGGGACGCCGGTGGGGTCGCCGACGCCACCTTGCGCGGTCTCGGGCACCCGATCCGCTCGCACCCCACCCCGCCCGGGCCCGCGGCCGTCACCGAGCGGGAGCGCGAGATCCTGCGGCTGGTCGCCGACGGCCTCACCGACGCCCAGATCGGCGAACGGCTGACGCTGAGCCCGCACACCGTCCACCGGCACATCGCCAACGCCCGCATCAAGCTCGGCGTCCGCTCCCGCGCGGCCGCCGCGGCCGCCATCCGGGATCGGTGA
- a CDS encoding hotdog family protein: protein MTNSTTTTLTLSAAENALPGMSNGGFACGAFAGLVGGTATVVLRHGVPLAVPLTATGDGTKAAVTHGDTLLATAAAVEPFVLEPPVRASIDQAEHARRSHPMRGIEHPLSDCVVCGPDRDDGLRVTSGPLPGHPDVLASPFVPTERFAVAGVVRAAAVWGALDCPSYPAAAMRERRFCLLGSLTAHQRRPIEVGEELICLGWTLDAGNRSIRTASAIIDGSGAVVASARAVWVELRRQP from the coding sequence ATGACGAATTCGACGACAACCACCCTCACCCTGTCCGCCGCCGAGAACGCCCTGCCCGGCATGTCCAACGGCGGCTTCGCCTGCGGCGCCTTCGCCGGTCTGGTCGGCGGCACCGCCACCGTCGTCCTCCGCCACGGGGTGCCGCTCGCGGTGCCGCTCACGGCGACCGGCGACGGCACGAAAGCCGCTGTCACCCACGGCGACACCCTGCTGGCCACAGCGGCGGCGGTCGAGCCGTTCGTGCTGGAACCGCCCGTGCGGGCGAGCATAGACCAGGCCGAGCACGCCCGGCGGTCGCATCCGATGCGCGGGATCGAGCACCCGCTGTCGGACTGTGTGGTCTGTGGACCCGACCGCGACGACGGGCTGCGGGTGACCTCCGGTCCCCTGCCCGGCCACCCGGACGTGCTGGCCAGCCCGTTCGTGCCGACCGAACGCTTCGCCGTGGCAGGCGTCGTGCGCGCGGCCGCGGTGTGGGGTGCGCTCGACTGCCCCAGCTACCCCGCCGCGGCCATGCGGGAGCGGCGGTTCTGCCTGCTCGGGAGTCTCACCGCGCATCAGCGCCGTCCGATCGAGGTCGGCGAGGAACTGATCTGCCTCGGCTGGACCCTCGACGCCGGGAACCGGTCGATACGCACCGCATCCGCCATCATCGATGGGTCGGGCGCGGTCGTCGCCTCCGCGCGGGCGGTGTGGGTGGAACTGCGGCGGCAGCCGTGA
- a CDS encoding hemolysin family protein, protein MDDPWIVLAATVGLIAASAFFVAVEFALIAARRHRLEDAAPRSRSARAALRSASELSVLLAGSQLGITVCTLALGAITKPAVHHWLTPAFENWGAPLWLADVAGFVLALVIVTFLHLVVGEMAPKSWAIAHPEKSATLLAIPMRAFMWLTRPLIVRLNQVANWCLRKVGVDPVDQVGSGQDPDALRHLVEHSATVGTLDERYHGHLVSALELSALTVGDIVPSGADPSGVSPDADAEQIAETARRTGHLRLLVGAAGQVDGVVHVRDALRAEPGVIAARLMRPALTLDTATAVYEALRIMRETRNHLAVVTDGDRVVGLITLADLLARLLPTADTAA, encoded by the coding sequence ATGGATGACCCGTGGATCGTGCTGGCGGCCACGGTCGGATTGATCGCGGCGAGCGCCTTTTTCGTGGCCGTGGAGTTCGCCCTCATCGCCGCCCGCCGGCACCGCCTGGAAGACGCCGCGCCGCGCAGCCGCTCGGCGCGGGCGGCGCTGCGCAGCGCCTCGGAATTGTCGGTGCTGTTGGCCGGTTCACAGCTCGGTATCACGGTGTGCACGTTGGCATTGGGTGCAATCACCAAGCCCGCGGTGCACCACTGGCTCACCCCGGCCTTCGAGAACTGGGGCGCGCCGCTGTGGCTCGCCGATGTCGCCGGGTTCGTGCTCGCGCTGGTGATCGTGACGTTCCTGCACCTGGTCGTCGGCGAGATGGCGCCCAAATCGTGGGCGATCGCGCATCCGGAGAAATCGGCGACCCTGCTGGCGATTCCGATGCGCGCGTTCATGTGGCTGACCCGGCCGCTCATCGTCCGGCTGAACCAGGTGGCCAACTGGTGCCTGCGCAAGGTCGGCGTGGACCCGGTCGACCAGGTCGGCAGTGGTCAGGACCCGGATGCGTTGCGGCACCTGGTCGAACATTCGGCCACCGTCGGCACCCTCGACGAGCGATACCACGGACACCTGGTGAGCGCGCTGGAGTTGTCCGCGCTCACCGTGGGCGACATCGTGCCGTCCGGCGCCGACCCCAGCGGGGTCTCCCCCGACGCCGACGCCGAGCAGATCGCCGAGACCGCCCGCCGCACGGGGCATCTGCGTCTGCTCGTCGGCGCGGCCGGGCAGGTGGACGGCGTCGTGCACGTGCGCGACGCGTTGCGCGCCGAGCCGGGTGTCATCGCGGCGCGGTTGATGCGCCCGGCGCTGACCCTCGACACCGCGACCGCGGTCTACGAGGCGTTGCGGATCATGCGCGAGACCCGCAACCACCTGGCCGTCGTCACCGACGGCGACCGGGTGGTCGGCCTGATCACCCTGGCCGACCTGCTCGCCCGCCTGCTGCCCACCGCCGACACCGCGGCGTGA
- a CDS encoding hemolysin family protein, with protein MLTVLGIALGILVVLAITALTGYFVAQEFAYMAVDRSRLRARAEAGDAAAARALTVTRRTSFMLSGAQLGITVTGLLVGYVAEPLIGSGFGDLLGGVGVPTAVGVAVGTVLAVAFSTVVQMVFGELFPKNLAIARPEPVARWLARSTTLYLRLFGWLITLFDASSNLLLRLARIEPVHDVEHSATPRDLVHIVAESRDTGELPAELSALLDRILDFPTRTAEHAMIPRSRVDYVGAGEPVARVLARMSAGHTRYPVVGDSADDLRGVVHLHDLLDDRETGTAGSRCRPAVLVPTTLPLPDVLARLGSAGEEMALVIDEYGGFAGVVTIEDMAEELVGEIADEHDTAIETEVVTVDGDGWLIRGDVHLDEVRRTLGHALPDGDYETLAGLVITEYGGLPEVGTTVAITLPPDPAELIMADPPPRRTLLAEVRAVDKHVPASVRVSVRVEAAAGQPEGENRDG; from the coding sequence GTGCTGACCGTTCTCGGTATCGCACTCGGCATCCTCGTCGTTCTGGCCATCACCGCCCTCACCGGCTACTTCGTGGCGCAGGAATTCGCGTACATGGCCGTGGACCGGTCTCGGCTCCGGGCTCGGGCCGAGGCCGGTGACGCGGCGGCGGCCCGCGCACTCACCGTCACCCGCCGCACGTCGTTCATGCTCTCCGGTGCCCAGCTGGGGATCACGGTGACCGGCCTGCTGGTCGGCTATGTCGCCGAACCGCTGATCGGCAGCGGGTTCGGGGATCTGCTGGGCGGCGTCGGCGTCCCCACCGCGGTGGGCGTGGCCGTCGGCACGGTGCTCGCGGTGGCGTTCTCCACCGTGGTGCAGATGGTGTTCGGCGAGCTGTTTCCCAAGAACCTCGCCATCGCCCGGCCGGAACCGGTGGCGCGTTGGCTGGCCAGGTCCACCACCCTGTACCTGAGGCTGTTCGGCTGGCTGATCACCCTGTTCGACGCCTCGTCGAACCTGCTGCTGCGCCTGGCGCGGATCGAGCCGGTGCACGACGTCGAGCATTCGGCCACCCCGCGCGATCTGGTGCACATCGTCGCCGAGTCCCGCGACACCGGCGAGTTGCCCGCGGAACTGTCGGCGCTGCTGGACCGGATCCTCGACTTCCCCACCCGCACCGCCGAACACGCGATGATCCCGCGCTCGCGGGTGGACTACGTGGGCGCCGGCGAGCCGGTCGCGCGGGTCCTGGCGAGGATGAGTGCCGGGCACACCCGCTATCCGGTGGTCGGTGACAGCGCCGACGACCTGCGCGGTGTGGTGCACCTGCACGACCTGCTCGACGACCGCGAGACCGGCACGGCGGGATCGCGGTGCCGGCCCGCGGTGTTGGTGCCCACCACGCTGCCGTTGCCGGACGTGCTCGCCCGCCTGGGGTCCGCGGGCGAGGAGATGGCGCTGGTCATCGACGAGTACGGCGGATTCGCCGGGGTCGTCACCATCGAGGACATGGCCGAGGAACTCGTGGGCGAGATCGCCGACGAGCACGACACCGCGATCGAGACCGAGGTCGTCACCGTCGACGGCGACGGCTGGCTGATCCGCGGGGACGTCCACCTCGACGAGGTGCGCCGCACCCTCGGCCACGCGCTGCCCGACGGCGACTACGAGACCCTGGCCGGACTGGTCATCACCGAGTACGGCGGCCTGCCCGAGGTCGGCACCACCGTCGCGATCACGCTCCCGCCGGACCCGGCCGAACTGATCATGGCCGACCCGCCACCGCGGCGGACCCTCCTGGCTGAGGTGCGTGCGGTGGACAAGCACGTGCCCGCGTCGGTGCGAGTGAGCGTCCGCGTCGAGGCTGCCGCGGGGCAGCCGGAAGGGGAGAACCGCGATGGATGA
- a CDS encoding PaaI family thioesterase — protein sequence MASGGTELMRLFVPQSPFVRLLGVRIEELTDDEAALRLPWRPELATVEDMVHGGAIAALADMTVMAAAWCGRELPGELRGVTASLAMEFLQPARAEDLIGRGRPLRRGATLTACEVDIVTASGTHVAKALANYKVG from the coding sequence ATGGCGTCCGGTGGCACCGAGCTCATGCGGCTCTTCGTGCCGCAATCCCCTTTCGTGCGCCTGCTCGGCGTCCGGATCGAAGAACTGACCGACGACGAGGCGGCGCTGCGCCTGCCCTGGCGCCCCGAACTGGCCACCGTCGAGGACATGGTGCACGGCGGCGCCATCGCGGCACTCGCCGACATGACCGTGATGGCCGCGGCGTGGTGCGGGCGGGAACTACCCGGCGAATTGCGCGGGGTGACCGCCTCGTTGGCCATGGAATTCCTCCAGCCCGCCCGCGCCGAGGACCTGATCGGCCGCGGCCGGCCCCTGCGCCGCGGCGCGACACTCACCGCCTGCGAGGTCGACATCGTCACCGCGTCCGGCACCCACGTCGCCAAGGCGCTGGCCAACTACAAGGTGGGCTGA
- a CDS encoding TetR family transcriptional regulator, which yields MTTLRQAQAQATRERLIEVATRLFAADGYAAVTTTTLSEAAGMTRGALYHHFANMGEVMAAVLARSERALVERVAHALDEHPEPGAKFLALGPSLLRVLAEDPTTQRIVFLEAPAALGWTRWRAIDEGRSLALIAGLLTELRERGQLAEGVDPHLTAQLLLGAINEAGMRVAATDGRDRAAAATQLTLLCRGLLA from the coding sequence GTGACGACGTTGCGACAGGCGCAGGCGCAGGCCACGCGGGAACGGTTGATCGAGGTGGCGACGCGGCTGTTCGCGGCGGACGGCTACGCGGCCGTCACCACCACCACCTTGAGCGAGGCCGCGGGCATGACCCGGGGCGCGCTCTATCACCACTTCGCCAACATGGGCGAGGTCATGGCGGCGGTGCTGGCACGGTCCGAGCGAGCGCTCGTCGAGCGCGTGGCGCACGCGCTGGACGAGCACCCGGAACCGGGCGCGAAGTTCCTGGCCCTCGGCCCGTCGCTGTTGCGGGTGCTGGCCGAGGATCCGACCACACAGCGCATCGTCTTCCTCGAAGCACCCGCCGCCCTGGGCTGGACCCGGTGGCGGGCAATCGACGAAGGGCGATCGCTGGCACTGATCGCGGGCCTGCTCACCGAGCTGCGCGAACGCGGACAGCTCGCCGAGGGCGTCGACCCGCATCTCACCGCCCAGCTGCTGCTCGGCGCGATCAACGAAGCGGGCATGCGGGTGGCCGCCACCGACGGCCGCGACCGCGCAGCCGCCGCCACCCAACTCACCCTCCTGTGCCGCGGTCTGCTGGCGTGA
- a CDS encoding Mut7-C RNAse domain-containing protein, which yields MTAPGIELRLYAELNDFLPPQDRQDALWRPVRPHQTVKDIVEAAGVPHTEIDLLLVNGESVGFEHHPRPGDRLAAYPMFESLDISGLTRVRPHPLREPRMLVDVNLGGLARLLRLMGQDVRCDFDATDARLAEISAEDHRILLTRDRGLLARRIVSHGVYVRADRPFEQIVEVIGRLDLADQLAPFTRCLRCGAVLADVAKDEIVHELSPGTRENYDTFRRCTGCGRIYWAGAHQRRLDDLVTQILAAVRR from the coding sequence ATGACCGCGCCCGGCATCGAGCTGCGCCTGTACGCCGAACTCAACGACTTCCTGCCGCCGCAGGACCGCCAGGACGCACTGTGGCGCCCGGTCCGGCCGCACCAGACCGTCAAGGACATCGTCGAAGCCGCCGGCGTCCCGCACACCGAGATCGACCTGCTGCTGGTGAACGGTGAATCGGTCGGCTTCGAGCATCATCCGCGCCCCGGCGATCGTCTCGCCGCCTATCCGATGTTCGAAAGCCTCGACATCTCCGGGCTGACCCGGGTGCGCCCGCATCCGCTGCGCGAGCCGCGCATGCTGGTCGACGTCAATCTCGGCGGCCTCGCCCGCCTGCTGCGGTTGATGGGCCAGGACGTGCGCTGCGACTTCGACGCCACCGACGCGCGGCTGGCCGAGATCTCGGCCGAGGACCACCGCATCCTGCTCACCCGCGACCGCGGGCTGCTCGCCCGTCGCATCGTCAGCCACGGCGTGTACGTGCGCGCGGACCGTCCGTTCGAACAGATCGTCGAGGTGATCGGCCGCCTCGATCTCGCCGACCAGCTGGCCCCGTTCACCCGCTGTCTGCGCTGCGGCGCGGTGTTGGCCGATGTCGCCAAAGACGAGATAGTCCACGAACTCTCACCCGGCACCCGGGAGAACTACGACACCTTCCGCCGCTGCACCGGATGCGGGCGGATCTACTGGGCGGGCGCGCACCAGCGCAGGCTGGACGATCTCGTCACGCAGATTCTCGCCGCGGTACGGCGTTGA